The genomic region CAAGCTCGACCATCCGCTCGCCCTGGCCGATATCGGTCAGCTTCGCCACCAGCGACGGGAAGTTCTCGTCTGGCCCGATCTCGGTGGCTCGCTGCGCAGCCACGCCAGCTAGCCCCGGCTGGCCGGTGGCGTGCGCGAGCACTGCGACAGTGGCGGTGAGCTGCGCCCGCATCCCCGGCCAGCTGGTCGGGACAGCGCGCATAACCTTCTCTATGAACGCAAGGCCCGCCTGCGGGTCATCGAGCAGCGCCGCGAGCAGCGCGTCTCGCAAGCGCTTTGTAGTGAAGCATTTCAGCGCCGATCGAACAGCGCGCGTGCTCGGCTGGGTTATTCCTGCCGCCGCCTGCTCGTATTCACGCTGCAGCACGTCGGAGAACATGGGCGGGATATACGCCAGCGCGTCTTCGATGATGTCGGCGTGCTCGGCAGCGTCGATGCCGTGATCGGTGCTGTTCAACCGTGCCTCGATGTCGTCTTTGCTCGGCTCCGGCAGCTCGCCGGTGTGCTCTAGCATCTGCCGCAGCGCCGCCGATGCGGCGACCTCGCCGACAACGCCGTGGCGCGGCTCGTCGATGAGCGGATGCTGGTACACAGACCACCACGCAGCCCCGGTGACGATCTCAGGCACCTGCACCACCCCGAGCAGCGGCGGTAGGTGCACTGCCCCGCTGGTGAGGTACGTGGCCGTCTCGTCGAAGATCGGCTGTGCAATGTCGTCGCTGATCATGTACGCGATAACAGCGTCGAGTTCCAGGTGGTTGATCCACGCTGCGAACCGCTCGCGGCTCTCGGTGAGCTTTGCAACAGCTTCGTCCAGGTCGAACCGCGCGACCGGGCCGAGGCGGACGGTGTCGACACCCTCGTCGTCGACGAAGAACGCGAGGATCAGCGAGTTGTTCGGGTAGAACCCGAGGATGCCGGGGAGGTTCGCGAGGATCTCGCCGTGGGATGCAAGCGTGTGGGAATGAGTGGACATGGCAGTGCTCCTTTGCACGAATACGGGGTGTACGTGGGCAATCCCGTATTCAGTCCGGCTCTGCCGGTCGCGCCCTGCCACGGCACCACCGCACCTGAAGCGTGCTGAGCGTCGCTAGCGCAGCCTGATGCTCGCTCGCTGGGTGCGAGCGCTAGCGACGCAGCATTGTTAGATCCCCGCGTCGCCGCTGGTTAAGCGTTACCTTTGGCGCGGTTGTGAGACTTGCACAGCAGTTCGCAGTTGCTTTCCTCGAACTGCCGGCTCCCGTGGCGTTCCTTCGTTGCTGCCGTCCTAGCAATCACTAAGCAATGCACCGAAAACCTGCGCCGCGTCGTTGGAGCGTCGCAGTTCCGTTTGGTGCAGGATTTTGACCCTAGTGCACCAGCTAGTGCACCAAATGGCGATCCGATCACAAAATGAAGAAGGCCCCTACCAGCGTTTCCACTGGTAGGGGCCTTATCTTAGTAGCGGGGGCTGGATTCGAACCAACGACCTCTGGGTTATGAGCCCAGCGAGCTACCGAGCTGCTCCACCCCGCGTCGAGTGAGTTATGAACTTCACCTGCTGCCGTATCGGCAACGGGTGTTAACTATACGCAGACTTGTCCTGAACAACAAATCCCCTGGCCACACGTGAAAGTGGGCCAGGGGCTCGTGGGGGTGTTCACCGCCCGTTCGCCGGGGGTTCGCCAGCTATTCAGGTTGAGACTGCGTGAACGATTTAGCGCACCGACCCATAAGTCCAAGACAATAACTGCCGGTCAGGAGCTTATGGCGCGACCGTTATGGGGCTGGAACCCTCAAATCGTTCACCGCTAATGGGTCAGGTACGGCCGTCGGGCCGCACCCGACTACTGCCCCTTCTGGTAGTCCTCAACGGCGCGGTCGAGCTCGTCCAGGGCTCGGCCGTATTCCTCGAAGGAACCGTCACGGGCGTCCTCGAGGCCGCGCAAGGCCTCGTCGATAGCCGTCAGGGCTTCCTCTTGGTTGGCGGGCGGGGTGGCTGTGTCGCCGTCGCCCTCGCTTTCCTCGGTCTCCGCGTCGGTGTTGTCCGGGTCCGTCGCCGTGGCCTGGTCCTCGGCGTCGGAAGTAGTCGAGTCATCGGAGTCCACGATGGAGATGTCTTGGGCCTCCTTCGCGTCAATGCCCACCTGGCTGAGCGCCTGGGAGATCGTCGGGGCGTAACCGACACGGCCCTTGTAGAACACCAGCACACGCAGCAGCTTCGGGAACGCGGACTCCTGGTCCTTGCGCTGCGAGTAAATCGGCTCGACATAAAGGATCTCGCCGTTAGCAACCGGCAGGGTGAGCAAATTACCATTCTTCAGCGTGTTGGAGCCCTCCCACAGGGTGCGGTCGCGGGCGACCTGGTCAGAGGACATCAGCGCGTCCTGAGCCTGCTTCGGACCCTGCGTCTGCGTATTGGTCGGCAGAACGCGGACGGTGATCTGGCCGTAGTTGTCCGGGTCGGAGGTGACCGACATGTGCGCGGCGAGGAACTCACGGCTCAGACCGCGGTACGGGGTGATCAGCTGGAAGGTCGGGTCACCCGTTTCTGGGTCGGCGGCCACAACGTAGTACGGCGGCTGGTTGAGCTCCTGGCGGCCTTCCGGCGCGGTCGGATCGTTCGGGACGGACCAGAAGGCGTCGTTGTTGAAGAACACGCCCGGGTCAGACACGTGGTAGCGGGCCAGCAGCTCGCGCTGGACCTTGAACAGGTCTTCCGGGTAGCGCAGGTGGTCGCGCAGCGAATCGGAAATCTCCGAAGCGGGCTTCACCGTGTCCGGAAAAGCACCCATCCACGCCTTGAGGACGGGGTCCTCTTCGTCGAAGGCGTAGAGGTCGACCGAACCGTCGTAGGCGTCGACTGTCGCCTTGACGGAGTTGCGGATGTAACCGACCTCGTTGTTGACCAATCGCTGGTTGGTGCCCTCCGGGTTGAGCGCGTCCTGCGTGGTGTTCTGCAGGGATTCACGGGTGGAGTACGGCAGGGCAGACAGCGTGGTGTAGCCGTCGACGATCCACTTGATGCGACCGTCGATAACAGCGGGGTACGTGGTGCTGTCGGTGGTCAGCCACGGTGCGACCTTCTCCACGCGCTGGCGCGGGTCACGGTCGTACAAGATCTTGGACTCGCTGCCGACACGGTCCGACAGGATGAGGTTGAGTTCCTGGTACTTCACCGCGTACGCGAGGCGGTCGACCCAGTTGCCGATGCTCACGCCGCCTTCACCGTCATAGGTGAACGAGGAAGAGTCGGTGTCGTACTCGAGCGGGCCCTGGCCGACATCGCCGACGATGGCGTAGTCGAGGCCATCTTCAGCGGACGCAATGACTGGGCCGTAGTAGACGCGCGGCTGGTCCACACGGATACCCAGCTCTTCGGCGTCTTCCTTTTCTTCCGCGTTGGCGTTGGCTTGCAGGTCCGACACCGTGAACACCGGCAGGCCACCGCGGGTGGAGCCGGCGTCCTGGGCAGCTTCGTCGACAATGTTGGCCTGTGCAGCCACAAAGCCGTTTCCGTGCGTGTACACCGTGTGGCGGTTGAGCCAGTCTTGCTGGTTCTCACGCAGAGCATTCGGGTCCAGCTCGCGAGCCGCGACGACATAGTCGCGCAGCTCCCCGTCGACTGTGTAGCGGTCCATGGCCAGCTGGTCGGGGAAGCCGTAGAAGTTGCGCAGCTGCTGATTCTGCGTGAACGTCGGCGACAGGATCTCCGGGTCGAGCAGACGGATGTTGGAGATAGTCGCGGAGTCGCGGCCCACTTCCCCGTCGTTCGTGCTTTCGGAACCCCAGTTGCTTTCGTAGGTCACTGTGGCGTCGGTAAGCCCGTACGCCTCACGCGTGGCTTCAATGTTGCGCTGAATGTACTCGGACTCGCGCGCCTGGCGGTTGGGTTTGACGGAGAACTGCTCAACCATCGCGGGCCATGCCTGGCCGATAATGAGCGAGGAGAACAGCATCAGCACAGTCGCCAGCACGGGGATGCGGAAATCGCGGAAGATGATCGACACAAAGAATGCCGCCGCTACCAGCACCGCGATGACTACCAGGATGATGCGCGCCGGCAGCTGAGCGTTGATATCGGTGTAGGAGGCACCGGTGAAGATGTCATTGCTGTCGTAGAGCAGCGTGTAGCGCTCCAGCCAGTAGTCGAGCGCCTTGACCAGCATCCACAGACCGGCAGTGACCGCGAGCTGGACGCGCGCAGGCTTGGAAATGTGGCCCTTCGTCCCGCTGACTTGGTTGGCCACCCGGATGCTGCCCAGCAAGTAGTGGGTCACCAAAGCGACAAGGAAAGCAACGATCAGCAGCATCGACAGCACGCTGACCAGCGTGGACAGCGCCGGCAGCGCGAAGGCGTAGAAGCCTAAGTCACGGCCGAATTGCGGGTCCTGGGAGCCGAAGGAAGAGGAGTTGATCCACAGCAGGAATGTCCGCCAGGAACCCTGCCCGATCATGCCGCTGATGAGCCCCACCACGATAGGCAGCCACACCAGCATGGAGCGCACGCTGGACTGGATGGAGGACTGGTATGCCGCCATCGGCGAATTCGGGTCGGCGAAGACGGAGACCCGTTCGCGGGTGCGCCACGCGATGAAGGCGGCGGCCCACGTGATCGCGCCGCCGAGCAGACCGAAGATCACGAACAGTGCCACACGGGCGAGGATGACGTTGGTGAACACCCCGCGGTATCCCACCTCACCGAACCAGCGGAACTCTGTGTAGAGGCCCACAAGTAGGGGGACGAGGAACAGAATCAGCGCAATGATTCCGAAGGTCACCAGTAGTTTATTCGTGGATTTCCCCGACTCCGGGCGGGGGCGGTTCAGGCGCGTGGCCAAATCCAGCTCCTTATAACGGCTTAGAACGATGAACTATTAAGCTTTAACACTAAAGTGCCTAACGCCTAAAAGACCAGAAGGGTTCCCCAGTTGCGCCAGCAAGCTCTCAACAAGGCCATGATGGAGGCCGTCGAGTTCGTCCACGCGGAAGGCTGGGACGCGCCGCCCACGCTGTTCGCCCTGGTGCCGACGGAGTTGGTCGTGGACCAGCTCGCCGCACTCGACGAGGAGGCGGATTCCCCGTTGACCTTGGTGGTTCAGGAGCTCCCGGAGCACATCCTGCCTGGTTCAGACGAGTTAGGCGACTATATCGCGCGCCTGGCATGGCCAGCAGAGGTCGAGGGCGTCATCCTGGCGCAGGAGATCGTCTTCATGGACACCAGCGGCACTGCCGAAGCGTCCCCGGCCCGGTTGTTCTCCGGCGTGCTGCGGGACGAAGATATTGAGCAGACCTTGCTGCAGATCCGCCCGACCGAAGAGGAGCTGGAAGCGGCTGGCCCGTTCGCAGAAGACGATATCCAACTGCGCGGCGGACCCAACGTCGCACCCGCAGTCATCGGCGCATTGCGGTACAGCTTGGAGAACGATCCGCAGGAAGACGATCTACACTAAGGGGGTCTACTTTAAAGGAGTTACCCCCGTGCCGTCTTCGTCCCTGCCCC from Corynebacterium genitalium ATCC 33030 harbors:
- a CDS encoding DUF4192 domain-containing protein is translated as MSTHSHTLASHGEILANLPGILGFYPNNSLILAFFVDDEGVDTVRLGPVARFDLDEAVAKLTESRERFAAWINHLELDAVIAYMISDDIAQPIFDETATYLTSGAVHLPPLLGVVQVPEIVTGAAWWSVYQHPLIDEPRHGVVGEVAASAALRQMLEHTGELPEPSKDDIEARLNSTDHGIDAAEHADIIEDALAYIPPMFSDVLQREYEQAAAGITQPSTRAVRSALKCFTTKRLRDALLAALLDDPQAGLAFIEKVMRAVPTSWPGMRAQLTATVAVLAHATGQPGLAGVAAQRATEIGPDENFPSLVAKLTDIGQGERMVELVREGAEKTRRILFTE
- a CDS encoding UPF0182 family protein, with protein sequence MATRLNRPRPESGKSTNKLLVTFGIIALILFLVPLLVGLYTEFRWFGEVGYRGVFTNVILARVALFVIFGLLGGAITWAAAFIAWRTRERVSVFADPNSPMAAYQSSIQSSVRSMLVWLPIVVGLISGMIGQGSWRTFLLWINSSSFGSQDPQFGRDLGFYAFALPALSTLVSVLSMLLIVAFLVALVTHYLLGSIRVANQVSGTKGHISKPARVQLAVTAGLWMLVKALDYWLERYTLLYDSNDIFTGASYTDINAQLPARIILVVIAVLVAAAFFVSIIFRDFRIPVLATVLMLFSSLIIGQAWPAMVEQFSVKPNRQARESEYIQRNIEATREAYGLTDATVTYESNWGSESTNDGEVGRDSATISNIRLLDPEILSPTFTQNQQLRNFYGFPDQLAMDRYTVDGELRDYVVAARELDPNALRENQQDWLNRHTVYTHGNGFVAAQANIVDEAAQDAGSTRGGLPVFTVSDLQANANAEEKEDAEELGIRVDQPRVYYGPVIASAEDGLDYAIVGDVGQGPLEYDTDSSSFTYDGEGGVSIGNWVDRLAYAVKYQELNLILSDRVGSESKILYDRDPRQRVEKVAPWLTTDSTTYPAVIDGRIKWIVDGYTTLSALPYSTRESLQNTTQDALNPEGTNQRLVNNEVGYIRNSVKATVDAYDGSVDLYAFDEEDPVLKAWMGAFPDTVKPASEISDSLRDHLRYPEDLFKVQRELLARYHVSDPGVFFNNDAFWSVPNDPTAPEGRQELNQPPYYVVAADPETGDPTFQLITPYRGLSREFLAAHMSVTSDPDNYGQITVRVLPTNTQTQGPKQAQDALMSSDQVARDRTLWEGSNTLKNGNLLTLPVANGEILYVEPIYSQRKDQESAFPKLLRVLVFYKGRVGYAPTISQALSQVGIDAKEAQDISIVDSDDSTTSDAEDQATATDPDNTDAETEESEGDGDTATPPANQEEALTAIDEALRGLEDARDGSFEEYGRALDELDRAVEDYQKGQ
- a CDS encoding PPA1309 family protein: MMEAVEFVHAEGWDAPPTLFALVPTELVVDQLAALDEEADSPLTLVVQELPEHILPGSDELGDYIARLAWPAEVEGVILAQEIVFMDTSGTAEASPARLFSGVLRDEDIEQTLLQIRPTEEELEAAGPFAEDDIQLRGGPNVAPAVIGALRYSLENDPQEDDLH